The segment GTGCCCGGCGGGGATGCACCCTGAGGTCAGGAAACCGGCCTGCGTTATCCCCGGCCATGCGACCGTCATCCGCTGCCTCGTGCAACAGAGGGTGCGCATTGCTGGCGTCGCCGGCTATAAACACCGGCGTGGAGCCGATCTGACCCGTCGTATCGTTGAAGTCCGGTATACCCTTATCGTTCACGGTGATTCCTGCCGCCTGCAGATCAAGTCCGCCCAGGTTAGGACGCCTCCCGGTAGCGGCCAGCAGGCAGGCCGCTTCAACTGTGACCAGTTGATCCTTTTCCCGATAGCTGACAGCAACCCCGCCTGCAGTTCTGGCAACCTGTTCAACCCTTGCATCCGGAACAAGAGTCAACTCGTCTGCCATTACCTTGCCGATGCACGCATTGATAACCGGGTCGGTTACCGGTCCGAATCTGTTCCCCGCGCCGATCAGATGGGTTTTTACACCCAGTCGGGACAGGGCCTGACCCAATTCCAGGCCAATGACCCCGGTGCCGACCACGGCAATGGATTCGGGCAACCGGTCCCAGGCGAATACATCGTCGTTGATCAGCAGCCGATCACCCAGTACAGACCACGGCTCCGGCACCAGCGGACTCGAACCCGTCGCAATAACGATCCGCTCTGCCAGCACCCTGATCCGGTCATCAACAAGCAGTTCATTGGCGGCGATGAAGCGTGCCCTGCCCCGGATCTTGTGCCGGCTGGGCCAGTCTTCCACCGCATCCAGAACAAAGCCCACAAAACGATCCCGTTCTGAGCGGACTCTTGCCATTACCTGATGTCCGTTTACCTGCTTGCCAGCCACCTCGATGCCAAATCGTGGGGCATTGTCCACTTGATGAGAAATCTCCGCCGCCGCTATCAACAGCTTGCTGGGCATACAGCCGACTCTGGCACAGGTGGTGCCGTAGTGGTCGGATTCGATAACGACAACACTGTCGGTGTACTTGCGTGCTGCCCGGTAGGCTGTCATCCCCGCGGTACCCGCACCGATGATCGCCACCTCTGCCGTGACTGTTTCATGTGCCATATCTGACCTCCGGTTCCTGACTGGCAGGCTGCTGACAGCTATTGCGCCAGCCAATACTGCGTTAAAAACTGGTTCAATGTGTTTATTTCACCTGCCAATCATTGCATAG is part of the Gammaproteobacteria bacterium genome and harbors:
- a CDS encoding dihydrolipoyl dehydrogenase, giving the protein MAHETVTAEVAIIGAGTAGMTAYRAARKYTDSVVVIESDHYGTTCARVGCMPSKLLIAAAEISHQVDNAPRFGIEVAGKQVNGHQVMARVRSERDRFVGFVLDAVEDWPSRHKIRGRARFIAANELLVDDRIRVLAERIVIATGSSPLVPEPWSVLGDRLLINDDVFAWDRLPESIAVVGTGVIGLELGQALSRLGVKTHLIGAGNRFGPVTDPVINACIGKVMADELTLVPDARVEQVARTAGGVAVSYREKDQLVTVEAACLLAATGRRPNLGGLDLQAAGITVNDKGIPDFNDTTGQIGSTPVFIAGDASNAHPLLHEAADDGRMAGDNAGRFPDLRVHPRRAPLSIIFTDPQIMLTGKTFASLSGSDCQFAVGEASFEDQGRSRVLGRNKGVLRVYGEQGSGLFLGAEMFGPAAEHLGHLLAWSVQQRLTVQQMLDSPYYHPVIEEGLRTALRGLSRRLHMGPEPVKGCLDCGPGA